Proteins from one Lepidochelys kempii isolate rLepKem1 chromosome 6, rLepKem1.hap2, whole genome shotgun sequence genomic window:
- the LOC140912228 gene encoding serine protease 33-like: MGRLCSPLALELLVMTLLQGCGQPRISGRIVGGGDAPRGRWPWQASIQHNGHHFCGGSLISAQWVVSAAHCFQLSDLVSSYRVNLGEYQLSYPSQCRISSPVSQIFVHPDYNSTWKSADIALLRLKQPVQYTNEILPVCLPGPSDSFPDNHTCWVTGWGRIDSEVSLPPPSTLQEVQVQLVGTAACNALYNIDPDPKIGRDPVKPDMFCAGYAEGQRDSCQGDSGGPLACDHNGTWLLMGIVSWGDGCGKPTRPGVYVQTVAYGEWIRGHTGSGSQASTMGNCKSETNDARPCFSSFVLLFTTLLMSL, from the exons ATGGGGCGTCTCTGCTCCCCACTGGCCCTAGAACTGCTGGTGATGACCCTATtgcagg GGTGTGGCCAGCCCAGGATCTCAGGCCGAATTGTTGGGGGCGGGGACGCCCCACGGGGCCGGTGGCCGTGGCAGGCCAGCATCCAGCACAATGGACACCACTTCTGTGGCGGGTCCCTCATCTCAGCCCAGTGGGTTGTGTCAGCAGCTCATTGCTTCCAATT ATCTGACCTTGTCTCTTCCTATCGTGTGAACCTGGGGGAGTACCAGCTCTCCTATCCCTCCCAGTGCCGGATCTCATCCCCTGTGAGCCAGATCTTTGTCCATCCCGACTACAACAGCACGTGGAAGTCTGCCGACATTGCCCTACTGCGGCTCAAACAGCCAGTGCAATACACCAATGAAATCCTCCCTGTCTGCTTGCCAGGCCCCTCCGACTCCTTCCCTGACAACCACACGTGCTGGGTCACCGGTTGGGGGAGAATAGACTCTGAGG tctctctcccaccccccagcacacttCAGGAGGTTCAGGTTCAGCTGGTCGGCACTGCGGCCTGCAATGCCCTCTACAACATCGACCCAGATCCAAAGATCGGCAGGGACCCCGTCAAACCCGACATGTTCTGCGCTGGCTACGCCGAAGGGCAGAGGGACTCCTGCCAG GGTGATTCTGGGGGGCCGCTGGCATGTGACCACAATGGGACCTGGCTCCTGATGGGGATTGTGAGTTGGGGGGATGGCTGTGGCAAGCCCACTCGTCCAGGTGTCTATGTCCAGACGGTGGCCTATGGCGAATGGATACGGGGGCACACTGGCTCAGGGAGCCAAGCCAGCACCATGGGAAACTGCAAATCAGAAACGAATGATGCCAGACCCTGCTTCAGCAGCTTCGTGCTTCTCTTCACCACTCTCCTGATGTCACTGTGA